TCGGTCAGAACGCCAAACATCCGCTGTTTGTAACCCACGTTGATGAAACCCGTCTGGATGATATCGCGGCGTGGAGCTATCGTGCGCCGGTCGAAGATCAGGCGCGCCTCGGCTTCGCTATCGCCAGTGCGCTGGATGAATCTGCGCCAGCAGTCACCGATTTCGACAGCAAACTCAACGGAAAAATGGATGTTGTCGTTCAGGCGCTGGCCGGAGCGAAAAAGCCATTAATCATCTCCGGTACGCACTCAGGCAGCAGCGCAGTCATTGAAGCCGCGGCTAACGTGGCGAAAGCCCTGAAGGCACGTGGTGCAGATGTCGGCATTACGCTGCTGGCGGGCCACGCCAACAGCATCGGTCTGGGCATGATCGGCGGTAATCCGCTGGAGCATGCGCTGGAACAGCTGAGCAACGGCGAAGCCGATGCGCTGGTCGTGCTGGAAAATGATCTCTATCGCCATGCACCGAAAGCCGTGGTGGATGCGGCGCTGGCCCAGACCACAAACGTGATTGTGGTTGATCATCAGCGTACCGCCACGCTTGAGAAAGCGGGCCTGGTGTTATCTACCGCCAGCTTCGCTGAAAGTGATGGTACGTCGATCAACCATGAAGGCCGCGCACAGCGCTTCTTCCAGGTTTATGACCCTGCTTATTACGACAACAACATTGTAATGCTCGAAAGCTGGCGCTGGCTGCACTCGCTGCACAGCACGCTGGAAAGCCGTCACGTGGACTGGACGCAGCTCGATCACGTGATCGATGCCGTAGTTACCCGCCTGCCACAGCTGGCGGGCATTAAAGACGCGGCGCCTGATGCCAGCTTCCGTATTCGTGGTCAGAAACTGGCGCGTTCTCCGATCCGTAACAGCGGACGTACTGCGATGCGCGCGAATATCAGCGTTCACGAACCGCGTCAGCCACAGGATCAGGACACCATGTTCGCCTTCTCCATGGAAGGGAACAACCAGCCATCGGCTCCGCGTTCGCAGATTCCATTTGCCTGGGCGCCAGGCTGGAACTCACCGCAGGCGTGGAACAAGTTCCAGGTGGAAGTGGGCGGCAAACTGCGTCATGGCGATCCAGGCGTGCGCCTGTTTGAAGCCAGCAGTAGTGAGTTGCCGTGGTTCACGACCGTGCCTGAAGCCTTTGTCAGTGATGCGCAGTGGCGTGTGGCGCCTCTCCACCGGTTGTTCGGTAGCGAAGAGATGTCACAGCGTTCACCGGTCTTCCAGCAGCGTATGGCTGAGCCTGCCCTGGTGATTAACCCGGAGGATGCAGCCAGACTGGGCGTCAACAATGGCGCAGCGGTTGAGTTCAGCTGTGCCGGTGAGACAGTGCGTCTGCCGGTCCGTTTCTCGGCGTCACTGCAGGCGGGACAGATTGGTCTGCCGCTGGGTATGCCGGGCGTTCCGCCATTCCTGGCGAACGGTAAAATCGATACTCTGCAGGAGGCGGCGCAATGAGCTGGTTAACACCGGACGTTATCGACATTCTGCTGGCCATTGTTAAAGCCATCGTGATTCTGCTGGTGGTTGTGGCCTGCGGCGCGTTCATGAGCTTCGCCGAGCGTCGTCTGCTCGGCCTGTTCCAGAACCGTTACGGACCCAACCGCGTAGGCTGGGGCGGCTCGCTCCAGCTGGTCGCGGACATGATCAAAATGTTCTTTAAAGAGGACTGGGTCCCGCCGTTTACCGACCGCTTTATCTTTACCCTTGCGCCGGTTATCGCCTTTGTTTCCCTGCTGCTGGCCTTTGCTATCGTGCCGGTGTCGCCCACCTGGATGGTGACAGACCTGAATATCGGTCTGCTGTTCTTCCTGATGATGGCGGGCCTTGCGGTCTACGCGGTGCTGTTTGCCGGCTGGTCGAGTAATAACAAATACTCGCTGCTGGGTGCGATGCGCGCCTCAGCGCAGACCCTGAGCTACGAAGTGTTTCTGGGGCTGTCGCTGATGGGTGTAGTGGCGCAGGCGGGCTCGTTCAACATGAACGATATCGTCAACAGCCAGACGCATCTGTGGAACATCATTCCGCAGTTCTTCGGTTTCGTGACCTTCTGTATTGCTGGCGTGGCGGTGTGTCACCGTCATCCGTTTGACCAGCCAGAAGCGGAGCAGGAACTGGCGGACGGTTATCACATTGAATATGCCGGTATGAAGTTCGGCCTGTTCTTTGTCGGCGAATATGTGGCGATTACCACCGTTTCAGCGCTGATCGTAACGCTGTTCTTTGGTGGCTGGCACGGACCTTTCCTGCCGCCGTTCATCTGGTTCGCCCTGAAAACGGCGTTCTTTATGATGATGTTCATCCTGATTCGTGCTGCGCTTCCGCGTCCACGCTACGACCAGGTGCTGTCATTCGGCTGGAAAGTGTGTCTGCCGTTGACGCTGTTGAACCTGCTGGCGACTGCCGCAGTGATTCTCTACACAGCGCCGTAAGGGGTTAACAAATGACTTTGAAAGATATTGTCGTAGGTTTTGGCACGACAGTTCGCAGTATCTGGCTGATCGGGCTGCACGCCTTCGCCAAACGTGAAACTCAGATGTACCCGGAAGAGCCGGTTTATCTGCCACCACGCTATCGTGGCCGTATCGTGTTAACCCGCGATCCGGATGGTCAGGAGCGTTGCGTCGCCTGTAACCTGTGTGCGGTTGCCTGTCCGGTGGGCTGTATTTCACTGCAGAAAGCCGAAACCAAAGATGGCCGCTGGTACCCGGAGTTCTTCCGCATCAACTTCTCACGCTGCATCTTCTGCGGCATGTGTGAAGAAGCCTGTCCGACCACGGCGATTCAGCTGACTCCCGATTTCGAACTGGGTGAGTTTAAGCGTCAGGATCTGGTGTATGAGAAGGACGATCTGCTGATTTCGGGACCGGGTAAATATCCGGAGTACAACTTCTACCGCATGGCAGGTATGGCGATTGACGGTAAAGATAAGGGCGAAGCGGAAAACGAAGCCAAGCCTATCGACGTCAAAGGCTTATTACCTTAAGGAGCAAGGCATGGAATTTGCGTTTTATCTTTGCGGACTGGTGGCGGTGCTGACGACGTTGCGCGTCATTACCCACACTAATCCGGTACATGCGTTGCTGTACCTGATCGTTTCGCTGTTATCGATCGCGGGCGTCTTCTTCTCGATGGGGGCCTATTTTGCGGGTGCGCTGGAGATTATCGTTTACGCCGGTGCCATCATGGTGCTGTTCGTCTTCGTGGTCATGATGCTGAACCTGGGCAAACAGACTGAGAAGCAGGAGCGCGAGTGGCTCAGCCCGTCACTGTGGATTGGCCCGGGCATCGTTTCATTACTGCTGCTGGTGGTGATGATCTACGCCATCCTGACAGCCAATGACCAGGGCATTGATGGCACCATCATCGACGCCAAAGCGGTCGGCATCAGCCTGTTTGGTCCTTACGTACTGGCGGTCGAACTGGCCTCTATGCTGCTGCTGGCGGGTCTGGTCGTGGCGTTCCATATCGGTCGTGAAGAGCGTCAGGGCGAAGTCCTGAGTAACCGTAATGCTGACGCCGCTCAGGTGAAAAAGGAGAACGCATGATCCCGTTACAACATGGATTGATTCTTGCTGCCGTGCTGTTTGTCCTTGGACTGACGTCGCTGGTGATACGCCGCAATCTGCTGTTTATGCTGATCGGCCTTGAAATCATGATCAACGCCGCCGCCTTAGCCCTGGTGGTTGCCGGGAGCTATTGGGGTCAGGCCGATGGACAGGTGATGTATATCCTGGCGATCAGCCTGGCGGCAGCGGAAGCCAGTATTGGTCTGGCACTGCTGCTTCAGCTCTATCGTCGTCGTCAGACGCTGAACATTGATACTGTGAGCGAGATGCGCGGATGAATCTTCTCTATTTAACTGTCTTGTTTCCGCTGATTGGCTTTCTGCTGTTAGCGTTTTCCCGCGGTCGCTGGTCAGAGAACCTGTCGGCCACGGTAGGTATGGGATCGGTGGGTCTGGCAGCACTGACGACATTGATGCTCGGTTTCGAGTTCTTCGCCAGTGGTCAGCAAGCCTACACCCAGTCACTCTGGACCTGGATGCATGTCGGCAACTTCGACATGAAGGTGAACCTGACGCTGGACGGCCTGTCGCTGACCATGCTGTCGGTGGTAACCGGCGTCGGCTTCTTCATTCACATGTTCGCCTCCTGGTACATGCGTGGAGAAGAGGGTTACTCCCGCTTCTTCGCCTATACCAACCTGTTTATCGCCAGCATGGTTGTTCTGGTGCTGGCCGATAACCTGATGCTGATGTATCTGGGCTGGGAAGGGGTAGGGCTTTGCTCTTATCTGCTGATCGGCTTCTATTACAGCAATCCGGAAAACGGCAAAGCGGCGATGAAAGCCTTCATCATCACCCGCGTGGGCGACGTCTTCCTGGCATTTGGCCTGTTCATTCTCTACAACGAGCTGGGCACGCTGAACTTCCGCGAGATGATGGAACTGGCACCGGCGCACTTTGCCGCTGACAACCATATGCTGCAGTGGGCAACGCTGATGCTGCTGGGCGGCGCGGTCGGTAAATCGGCACAGCTGCCGTTACAGACCTGGCTGGCAGATGCGATGGCAGGTCCGACACCGGTTTCGGCTCTGATCCACGCCGCGACCATGGTGACGGCGGGTGTTTACCTGATTGCCCGCAGTCACGGTCTCTTCCTGCTGACGCCGGAAGTGCTGCATCTGGTTGGCATCATCGGGGCCATTACCCTGGTGCTGGCAGGCTTTGCCGCGCTGGTGCAGACCGACATTAAACGTGTTCTCGCTTACTCC
This genomic window from Pantoea sp. Lij88 contains:
- the nuoI gene encoding NADH-quinone oxidoreductase subunit NuoI, encoding MTLKDIVVGFGTTVRSIWLIGLHAFAKRETQMYPEEPVYLPPRYRGRIVLTRDPDGQERCVACNLCAVACPVGCISLQKAETKDGRWYPEFFRINFSRCIFCGMCEEACPTTAIQLTPDFELGEFKRQDLVYEKDDLLISGPGKYPEYNFYRMAGMAIDGKDKGEAENEAKPIDVKGLLP
- the nuoG gene encoding NADH-quinone oxidoreductase subunit NuoG gives rise to the protein MATIHVDGKEYDVNGADNLLQACLSLGLDIPYFCWHPALGSVGACRQCAVKQFQNAEDTRGRLVMSCMTPASDGTFISIDDGEAKEFRESVVEWLMTNHPHDCPVCEEGGNCHLQDMTVMTGHSFRRYRFTKRTHRNQDLGPFISHEMNRCIACYRCVRYYKDYADGKDLGVYGAHDNVYFGRPEDGTLESEFSGNLVEICPTGVFTDKTHSERYNRKWDMQFAPSICQQCSVGCNTSPGERYGELRRIENRYNGTVNHYFLCDRGRFGYGYVNRKDRPRQPMLLRGNDWVTLNAEQAVNAGADLLRQAKKVIGIGSPRASIESNFALRELVGAENFSTGMPADEQARLELMLKVLREGGIYTPSLREIESYDAVLVLGEDLTQVGARVALSVRQAVKGKARDMAAAQKVADWQIAAIMNIGQNAKHPLFVTHVDETRLDDIAAWSYRAPVEDQARLGFAIASALDESAPAVTDFDSKLNGKMDVVVQALAGAKKPLIISGTHSGSSAVIEAAANVAKALKARGADVGITLLAGHANSIGLGMIGGNPLEHALEQLSNGEADALVVLENDLYRHAPKAVVDAALAQTTNVIVVDHQRTATLEKAGLVLSTASFAESDGTSINHEGRAQRFFQVYDPAYYDNNIVMLESWRWLHSLHSTLESRHVDWTQLDHVIDAVVTRLPQLAGIKDAAPDASFRIRGQKLARSPIRNSGRTAMRANISVHEPRQPQDQDTMFAFSMEGNNQPSAPRSQIPFAWAPGWNSPQAWNKFQVEVGGKLRHGDPGVRLFEASSSELPWFTTVPEAFVSDAQWRVAPLHRLFGSEEMSQRSPVFQQRMAEPALVINPEDAARLGVNNGAAVEFSCAGETVRLPVRFSASLQAGQIGLPLGMPGVPPFLANGKIDTLQEAAQ
- the nuoH gene encoding NADH-quinone oxidoreductase subunit NuoH, encoding MSWLTPDVIDILLAIVKAIVILLVVVACGAFMSFAERRLLGLFQNRYGPNRVGWGGSLQLVADMIKMFFKEDWVPPFTDRFIFTLAPVIAFVSLLLAFAIVPVSPTWMVTDLNIGLLFFLMMAGLAVYAVLFAGWSSNNKYSLLGAMRASAQTLSYEVFLGLSLMGVVAQAGSFNMNDIVNSQTHLWNIIPQFFGFVTFCIAGVAVCHRHPFDQPEAEQELADGYHIEYAGMKFGLFFVGEYVAITTVSALIVTLFFGGWHGPFLPPFIWFALKTAFFMMMFILIRAALPRPRYDQVLSFGWKVCLPLTLLNLLATAAVILYTAP
- the nuoK gene encoding NADH-quinone oxidoreductase subunit NuoK, with product MIPLQHGLILAAVLFVLGLTSLVIRRNLLFMLIGLEIMINAAALALVVAGSYWGQADGQVMYILAISLAAAEASIGLALLLQLYRRRQTLNIDTVSEMRG
- the nuoJ gene encoding NADH-quinone oxidoreductase subunit J is translated as MEFAFYLCGLVAVLTTLRVITHTNPVHALLYLIVSLLSIAGVFFSMGAYFAGALEIIVYAGAIMVLFVFVVMMLNLGKQTEKQEREWLSPSLWIGPGIVSLLLLVVMIYAILTANDQGIDGTIIDAKAVGISLFGPYVLAVELASMLLLAGLVVAFHIGREERQGEVLSNRNADAAQVKKENA
- the nuoL gene encoding NADH-quinone oxidoreductase subunit L, whose amino-acid sequence is MNLLYLTVLFPLIGFLLLAFSRGRWSENLSATVGMGSVGLAALTTLMLGFEFFASGQQAYTQSLWTWMHVGNFDMKVNLTLDGLSLTMLSVVTGVGFFIHMFASWYMRGEEGYSRFFAYTNLFIASMVVLVLADNLMLMYLGWEGVGLCSYLLIGFYYSNPENGKAAMKAFIITRVGDVFLAFGLFILYNELGTLNFREMMELAPAHFAADNHMLQWATLMLLGGAVGKSAQLPLQTWLADAMAGPTPVSALIHAATMVTAGVYLIARSHGLFLLTPEVLHLVGIIGAITLVLAGFAALVQTDIKRVLAYSTMSQIGYMFLALGVQAWDAAIFHLMTHAFFKALLFLSSGSVILACHHEQNIFKMGGLRKSIPLVYTCFLVGGAALAALPLITAGFYSKDEILFGALANGHINLMVAGLVGAFLTSIYTFRMIFIVFHGEEKIHAHAGKGITHHLPLIVLLLLSTFIGALITPPLAGVLPANEFGEAGKVGLEITSGVVAIVGILIAAALWLGKRELVTRIANSAPGRFFGTWWFAAWGFDWLYDKVFVKPYLGIAWLLKRDPLNGLMNLPALLSRIANKGLVVSENGYLRWYVASMSLGAVLVLALLLVI